One window from the genome of Cryptomeria japonica chromosome 6, Sugi_1.0, whole genome shotgun sequence encodes:
- the LOC131039260 gene encoding histone H3.2: MARTKQTARKSTGGKAPRKQLATKAARKSAPATGGVKKPHRFRPGTVALREIRKYQKSTELLIRKLPFQRLVREIAQDFKTDLRFQSSAVAALQEASEAYLVGLFEDTNLCAIHAKRVTIMPKDIQLARRIRGERA; the protein is encoded by the coding sequence ATGGCCCGTACAAAGCAGACAGCAAGGAAGTCGACTGGGGGAAAGGCTCCCCGCAAGCAGTTGGCAACGAAAGCAGCGAGGAAGTCTGCGCCTGCAACAGGAGGAGTGAAGAAGCCACACAGGTTCAGGCCTGGTACTGTTGCTCTCAGGGAGATCCGAAAGTACCAGAAGAGCACTGAGCTCCTCATAAGGAAGTTGCCCTTCCAAAGGCTTGTGCGGGAGATTGCACAGGACTTTAAGACCGATCTGCGCTTCCAGAGCTCCGCCGTTGCGGCGCTGCAAGAAGCATCTGAGGCATACCTGGTGGGGCTCTTTGAGGACACCAACCTCTGCGCCATTCATGCCAAGAGGGTCACCATCATGCCCAAAGATATTCAGCTTGCTCGCCGCATCCGAGGTGAAAGAGCTTGA